A genomic segment from Gopherus evgoodei ecotype Sinaloan lineage chromosome 6, rGopEvg1_v1.p, whole genome shotgun sequence encodes:
- the LOC115653645 gene encoding cryptic protein-like: MYRGQHVRILFTVSLALQVIHYGKGREKEEHKSDRENVHATAQKQQPKNQGTTHMFNDMNRSDESSKQQSSRTFVPFTGLTDSKKLNRHCCQNGGTCILGSFCACPKHFTGRYCEHDEQNSNCGSVAHGVWVQKGCRFCRCGYGVLHCLSEIMQDNCDLKIEEEEFLRFRSSGPRLQQTKMCSLILPLCFFTLFCSRLHQQL; encoded by the exons ATGTACCGGGGACAGCATGTTCG AATTCTTTTTACTGTGAGTCTGGCCTTGCAGGTCATTCATTATGGAAAAG GCCGTGAGAAAGAGGAGCATAAAAGTGATAGAGAAAATGTGCATGCAACAGCCCAAAAGCAACAGCCAAAAAATCAAGGCACTACTCATATGTTTAATGACATGAATCGGAGTGATGAGAGCAGCAAGCAACAGAGTTCGAGAACTTTTGTACCTTTCACTGGTCTTACAGATA GTAAAAAACTGAACAGGCATTGTTGTCAAAATGGAGGAACCTGTATCCTGGGCAGTTTCTGTGCATGCCCAAAACACTTCACTGGCAGATATTGTGAGCATGATGAGCAGAATAG CAACTGTGGCAGTGTTGCCCATGGAGTCTGGGTGCAAAAGGGTTGTCGATTCTGTCGATGTGGCTATGGGGTTCTGCACTGCCTTTCGGAAATAATGCAAGACAACTGTG ATCTAAAAATAGAAGAGGAGGAATTTCTCAGGTTTCGTTCTAGTGGCCCGAGATTACAGCAAACCAAAATGTGCTCTCTCATTCTCCCACTCTGCTTCTTCACATTGTTCTGCAGCAGGCTCCATCAGCAGCTTTGA